Within Paracoccus jeotgali, the genomic segment GGGTTATTCCATCAACGATACCGTCGTCGTCTTCGACCGGCTGCGAGAGAACCTGATCAAGTTCAAGTCCATGCCGCTGATCGACGTCATGAACCTGTCGGTGAACGAGACGCTGTCGCGGACCGTGATGACCGCCGTGACCACCGCGCTGGCGCTGACCGCGCTGCTGGTGCTGGGCGGCGACGTGATCCGGGGCTTTGTCTTCGCGATGCTGTGGGGGGTGCTGATCGGAGCGTATTCGACCATGTATGTGGCCAAGAACATCGTGCTGTGGCTGGGCGTCAAGCGTGACTGGTCCAAGCCCGACCCCGACGCGCTGCCCGACCAGTTCACGACGCAGCCCTAGACATGAAACTGACCGAGGCCGCATATCCGTCGGGCCGGGTGCCGGTCGAAGGCTATGGGCCGGGATTTTTCCGCGTCGGCGGCACCGTGCATGAGGGCGGGATCATTCTGTCCGCGCGCGGGGTCAGCCCGTGGGCCGGGCCGCAGGACCGCGCCGCGCTGCTGGCGCTGGCCGATGATGCCGATGTGCTGCTGCTGGGCATGGGCGCGCAGATCGCGCTGCCGCCGGCCGAGTTGATTGCCGCACTGGCCGAAGGCGGGCTGATGGCCGAGGCGATGTCCTCGCCCTCGGCCGCACGCAGCTACAACGTGCTGCTCTCCGAAGGCCGGCGCGTGGCGGCGGCGCTGCTGCCGGTATGAGCCTGCTGTCCGTTGTCGATCTCGCCGTCGCCCGGGGCGGGCTGCGCACGGTCGAGGGCGTGTCCTTCACCGTCGACGCAGGCGCGGCGCTGATCCTGCGCGGCCCCAACGGCATCGGCAAGACGACGCTGCTGCGCTGCCTCGCGGGGCTGCAACCGCCGCTCGAGGGGCGGGTGATCGCAGCGCCGGACAGCATCGCCTATGCCGCCCATGCCGACGGGCTGAAGACGATGCTGAGCGTGGCCGAGAATCTGCGCTTCTGGGCGCGGGTCTTTGACCGGGACGAGATCGACGCGGCGCTGGAGGCGATGAACCTGCGCGATCTGGCCGAGCGCCCGGCAGGCGCGCTGTCGGCAGGGCAGAAGCGGCGGCTGGGGCTGGCGCGTCTGCTGGTCACCGGGCGCCCGGTCTGGCTGCTGGACGAACCGACGGTGTCGCTGGATGCGGATTCGGTCGCGCTGTTCGCGGCGGTTATTCGCGGCCATCTGGCGGCGGGCGGGGCGGCGGTCATGGCGACGCATATCGAACTCGCGCTGCCCGAGGCGGCGATCCTGGACCTTGGCGGCTATCGCGCCCGGCCGCGCGCCGCAGGGCTGCGGCCCGCCGGTTTCAACGAGGCCTTCGCATGACCGCGCTGCTGCTGCGCGACCTGCGGCTGGCCATCCGCGCCGGCGGCGGCTTCGGGCTGGGGCTGGCGTTTTTCCTGATCCTCTGCACGCTGGTGCCCTTTGGCGTCGGCTCGGACGGCGACATTCTGGGCCGCATCGCGCCGGGCATCCTGTGGGTGGGGGCGCTGCTGGCCTGCCTGCTGTCGCTGGACCGCATCTTTGCGCTGGATCACGAGGACGGCTCGCTGGACCTGCTGGCGACCGCCCCCATCCCGCTCGAGGGCGCGGTCGCGGCCAAGGCGGGCGCGCATTGGCTGACCACCGGTCTGCCGCTGGTCGTCGCTGCGCCGCTTTTCGGGCTGCTGCTGCATCTGCCGCTGCAGGCGGTGCCGAACCTGCTGATCTCGCTGCTGATCGGCACGCCCGCGCTGTCGATGCTGGGTGCCTTCGGGGCCGCGATCACGGTCGGGCTGCGGCGCGGCGGGCTGCTGCTGTCGCTGCTGGTCCTGCCCTTGTATGTGCCGACGCTGATCTTCGGGGCCGAGGCCGTGCGGCGCGGCGCGGCCGGGATGGACGCCACCACGCCGCTGATCTTTCAGGCCGCGATTTCGCTGTCGACGCTGGCGCTGATCCCCTTTGCCGCCGCTGCGGCATTACGTATCAATCTGCGCTGACCCCTTCACCCGCCGCCCGCCAACAGCTAGGAACGCGTCATGTCGATCTGGGAATATGCAAACCCCGTCAAGTTCATGCGCCTGTCGGGCGCGGTGCTGCCGTGGCTGGTCCCGCTGGCGGCGATCTGCCTGCTGGGCGGCTTGATCTGGGGCTATTCGACGCCGCCCGATTACCGGCAGGGCGCCTCGGTCAAGATCATGTTCCTGCATGTGCCGTCGGCCATGATGGCGATCAACATCTGGATCATGATGCTGGTCGCCTCGCTGATCTGGATCATCCGCCGCCACCATGTCAGCGCACTGGCCGCCAAGGCCGCGGCCCCCATCGGCGCGGTGATGACGCTGATCGCGCTGGTGACGGGCGCGGCCTGGGGGCAGCCCACCTGGGGGACGTGGTGGGAATGGGACCCGCGTCTGACCTCGTTTCTGGTGCTGTTCCTGTTCTATCTGGGCTATATCGCGCTGTGGGAGGCGGTCGAGAACCCTGACAGCGCCGCCGATCTGACCGGGGTGCTGTGCCTTGTCGGTTCGGTCTTTGCGCTGCTGTCGCGCTATGCGGCGCATTTCTGGACGCAGGGGCTGCATCAGGGCTCGTCGCTGTCCGTCGCCCCGGGAGAGCGGATGAGCGCGGTCTATCGCTACCCGCTTTACGTCTGCATGATCGGGTTTTTCCTGCTGTTCCTGATCCTGCTGCTGGTCCGCACCCGGACCGAGATCCGCATTCGCCGCACCGCCGCCCTGCAAGCCCGCGAGGCCCGCCCATGATGGAACTTGGCAAATACACGCAATCGGTGCTGACCGCTTACGGCGTGTCGGTCGTGGCCATTGTCGGGCTGATCGTGCAAAGCCTGTGGCGCAATGCCCGCGCCCGCGCGGCGCTGAACCGGCAGGAACAATCGACGAAAGGGGGTCGCGATGCGCGTTAAGCCGCTGATGCTGCTGCCGCCGGTGCTGTTTCTGGCGCTGGCGCTGACCTTCTGGTGGGGGATGCAGCGCGAGGACCCGAACAACCTGCCCTCGACCATGATCGGGCGCGAAGCGCCGAGCCTGCCCGAAACCGCGCTGAACGACAACGAACTGCTGACCGCCGAGATGCTGCGCCAGCCGGGCGTCAAGCTGGTCAATTTCTGGGCCAGCTGGTGCCCGCCCTGCCGGGCCGAGCATCCGACGCTGATGGCGCTGGCCCGCGACATGCCGGTCTACGGCGTCGATCTGAAGGACAATCCCGACGACGCGCAGCGCTTTCTGGACAAGGACGGCAACCCCTATGCCGCGATCGCCGCCGATCCGCGTGGTCGCGCCGCGATCGACTGGGGCGTGACCGCCCCGCCCGAGACCTTCATCATCGACGGCAAGGGCCGCATCCTGCACCGCCATGCCGGCCCGCTGATCCGCGAGGATTACACCAACCGCTTCCTGCCCGAGCTGCAAAAGGCGCTGGCCGCCGAGAAGTGACGCCGCCTAGAACGGCACGTCATCCACGCCGCCCGCGGGCTGGACATAGCCGGCCTTGACGTTCTTGAAGCCGGCCTCGAACTGGATCGTCAGCGTATCCTCGGCAATGCCCATGATCGTGCCATCGCCGAACTTGGCGTGGGTCACGGTGTCGCCGACGCTGAATCCCACCGCCTCGGCATCGATGACCACGGCGGCCGGCGTCCGCGGCTTGGCCCGCTGATCCCCGCGCGAGGCCATGCGCTTCCAGCCGGGCGAGTTATAGACATCCGCCGTCGCCGCCCGGTCCTGCATCGCCGCGCCGAAATCGGCGCCGCCCATCATCGCCGCCGCCCCGAAGCCCTGCCCGTAAAGGCCGGGCGCGGTCAGCACCTCGACATGTTCCTCGGGCAGTTCATCGACGAAACGCGACGGCAGCGAGCTTTGCCACTGCCCATACATCCGCCGGTTTCCGGCAAAGCTGATCGTGGCCAGCGTCTCGGCCCGGGTCAGGCCGACATAGGCAAGGCGGCGCTCTTCCTCGAGGCCCTTCATGCCCGATTCGTCCATGCTGCGCTGGCTGGGGAACAGCCCGTCCTCCCACCCCGGCAGGAAGACGATGGGGTATTCCAGCCCCTTGGCGGCGTGCAGGGTCATGATGCTGACCGCGTCCTGCGCCTCGTCATTGTCGCGGTCCATGACCAGCGCCACATGTTCCAGAAAGCCCTGCAGATTGTCGAATTCCTCAAGCGCCTTGACCAGTTCCTTGAGGTTTTCCAGCCGGCCCGGCGCTTCGGGCGATTTGTCGTTCTGCCACATCGCGGTATAGCCGGTCTCGTCCAGAATCCGCTCGGCCAGTTCGACATGGTTGACGCGGCTGTCCAGCACATCGGCGTGGAACCGGCCCATCGCATCGACGAATTCGCGCAGCTTCGCCGCCCCCTTGCCGCCCAGCAAGGCGTTGGCGACCACCGACTGCGCGCCGATCAGCAGGGGCTGGCCCAACTGCCGCGCCTCGGTCTGGATGGTCTGCACGGCCTTGTCGCCAAGGCCGCGCTTGGGCGTGTTGACGATGCGTTCAAAGGCCAGATCGTCGGTGGGCGAGACGGCCAGCCGGAAATAGGCCATGGCGTCGCGGATTTCCTGCCGCTCGTAGAAGCGCGGGCCGCCGATGACGCGATAGGGCAGGCCGATGGTCAGGAAACGGTCCTCGAAGGCGCGCATCTGGTGGCTGGCGCGGACCAGGATGGCGATGTCGTTCAGCTCTCGCCGGCCGATGCTGCGGCGGGTGCCGGCGTGGAAATCCTCGATCTCTTCGCCGATCCAGCGGGCCTCGGCCTCGCTGTCCCAATGCCCGATCAGCCGCACCGGGTGCCCGGCCTCGGCCTCGGTCCACAGGGTCTTGCCCAGCCGGCCCTTGTTGGCCGCGATCAGCCCCGAGGCCGCGCCCAGGATCTGCGGGGTCGAGCGGTAGTTCTGTTCCAGCCGGATCACCTGCGCGCCCGGAAAATCGCTTTCAAAGCGCAGGATGTTGCCCACCTCGGCCCCGCGCCAGCCATAGATCGACTGGTCGTCATCGCCCACGCAGCAGATGTTGCGGTGCCCCTGCGCCAGTAGCCGCAGCCACAGATATTGGGCGACGTTGGTGTCCTGATATTCGTCGACGAGGATATAGCGGAAGCGGTCCTGCCACAGTTTCAGGATGTCGGGATGGGCCTGGAACAGCGTCACGCAATGCAGCAGCAGATCGCCGAAATCGACGGCGTTCAGCTCCAGCAGGCGGCGCTGATAGGCGCGGTACAGCGCCACCCCGCGGCTGTCGAAAGCGGCGCTGTCGGCGCGCGGCACCCGATCGGGCGTCAGCGCGCTGTTCTTCCAGCCGTCGATCAGCCCGGCAAGCTGTCGCGCGGGCCAGCGCTTTTCGTCGATATTCTCGGCCTGGATCAGCTGCCGCAGCAGGCGCAGCTGGTCATCGGTGTCGAGGATGGTGAAGCTGGGTTTCAGATGCAGGTGATCGGCGCCGATCAGTTCGGCATGGCGGCGCAGGATCTTGACGCTGATCGAGTGGAAGGTGCCCAGCCACGGCATCCCCTCGACCGTCTCGCCCAGCAGCCGCGCGATGCGTTCGCGCATCTCGCGCGCGGCCTTGTTGGTGAAGGTGACGGCCAGGATCTGGCGCGGCGCGGCGCGGCCGGTGGCGATCAGATGGGCGATTCGCGTGGTCAGCGCCCGCGTCTTGCCGGTCCCGGCCCCGGCCAGCATCAGCACCGGCCCGTCCAGATGTTCGACCGCCCGCCGCTGCGGCGCGTTCAGCCCGTCCATATAGGGCAGGTTCTGCATGGTCACGCCCATGGCGCGCTGCGAGAGGCTGGGCTTGCGTTCGGCCAGCTCGAAGGGATCGTCGTCACTCATGCCGCGATCCTAGCGCCGAATTGCGGCGCGCAAAAGGGGTTGTTCCATGATTGTTCTATAGTTGCTTAACACCCGCCTAGGCCCGGTGCTGCAGACCCGAGAACAGCGCCGGATCAAGACTGTCGCTGGCGAATGTCGGCCCCTGCACCAGCATGCTGACAGCGTCGTGGGAATGCAGCGATTCCTGATGGCTGGCCATGACCCGGAAATCGCCGATGCGGGGATCGGACAGCAGTTGTTCGGCGAAGCTGCGGACCGCATCCTCGACAAAGACCGGGTTGGCGGCGTTCAGTTCCGCAAAGGCCTGCTCGTCCTCGCGCTTGACCATGACCTGCGTTTCGGTCGGCACGGCGCGGCGGCAGAGGTCGATCATGTCCTCGAACCACAGCCGTTCGCCGGGCTGCATCACCACCGACAGCCGCGCCACCGAGCGCTGCGAATGTGGCGTCGCGAGCCGGCCCCGGCCCTGGCGGGCATGTTCGGCCAGCTCCAGCGAGCAGGGGCAGGTCGAGGAATAGACGTAATCGACATGCATGATGCGCCGCTGCCGGCCCTGATGTTCGATCAGCTCCAGCGCGATGTCGTAATACTGCCAGCCAGACAGGCCCGAGCGCAGCGACGAGACCCGGATCGGATAGGAGAACCGCATCTGGATGCGCGCATCCATGCTGTCGAGATCCTGTTTGTAATCGTCCAGCGCGGCGGCCAGCACCTCGATGCTGAAATGCTTGTCGGAATGGGTGTAGAAGCTGCGCATGATCCGCGACATGTTGATGCCCTTGCGGTCGGCCTCCAGGCTGACGGTGCCGGTGACGCTGGTTTCCAGCGTGACCTCGCCCCCGTCCTTGGTCCGATAGCGGATCGGCAGGCGGAAATTCGAGATCCCGACATGCTGGATGGCGACATTCGCGCCCACGATCAGGCTCGCCGGACCGTTCTGCAGGTCGGGCATGCTGGCGCGGTAGGCCGCGTCCACCGTGAAATCGGCATCATAGCTGCGGTCGAGGACCGGATAGGCAGTCGGGCTGAGCGGCGAGTTCAAGGCATGCTCCTGTTCTGGCGGCCTGGCACCGATATAGGCGGTTCCGCCGAAAACGAAAGGGCGAGGGGGCTTTAGCCGGCGGACAGCCGCCCGCCCGCCGCTGGCGGTCAGTCCAGGGCCTGCCGCAGATCCGCGATCAGGTCGTCGGGATGTTCCAGCCCGACCGACAGCCGGATCAGCCCCGGCGTGATGCCCAGCCGGGCGCGGTCTTCCTCGGACAGGCGCTGATGGGTGGTGGTCGCGGGATGGGTGACGATGCTTTTCGCGTCGCCCAGATTGTTCGAGATCAGGATCAGCCGCAGCCGATCCAGCATCCGGAACGCGCCGTCCTGACCGCCTGCCACCTCGAGCGCCAGCATGGTGCCGCCCTCGGCCATCTGCCGGACCGCCAGATCGTGCTGAGGGTGATCGGTCAGGCCGGGATAGATCACGCGGGTCAGGCCGGGATGGGATTGCAGCGCCGTGGCAATGGCCAGCGCGCTGCGCGACATCTCGCGCACGCGCAGGTCCAGCGTGGTCAGGCCGGTCAGCAGCAGCCAGCTGTTGAACGGGCTGATCGCCCCGCCGGAATGCTTGACGTAAGGCTCGACCGTCTCGCGGATGAACTGGCGCGTGCCGCAGATGACGCCGCCCAGACCGCGCCCGGCACCGTCCATGTGCTTGGTCGTGGAATAGATCACCACATCGGCGCCCTGCGCTGCGGCCTGCGAAAAGACCGGCGTGGCAAAGACGTTGTCCACCATCACGATGGCGTCATGGGCGTGGGCGATGCGGGCGACCGCCTGAATGTCGATGATCTCGAGCGTCGGGTTCGAGACGGATTCGAAGAACACCGCCGTCGTGCCGGGGCGGACGGCGCGGCGCCACTGGTCCAGATCGGTGCCGTCGACCAGCGTGACCTCGACCCCGAAACGGGTCAGCAGGTCCAGCAGATACAGGTTCGACCCGAACAGCGCCCGCGCCGCGACGATGTGGCTGCCGGCGCGGCAGACCGACATCAGCGCGCCATTGACCGCCGACATGCCGGAATTGGTGGCGAAGGCGTCCTCGGTCCCTTCCAACGCCGCGATGCGGTCCTCGAACATGCGGTTGGTGGGGTTGCCATAGCGGGCATAGATGAACTCGTCCGGGCCGGATTTCTGGAAGCGGGCGGCGGCTTGCTCGGCGCTGTCATAGACAAAGCCCTGGGTCATGAACATCGCCTCGGCCATCTCGCCATACTGGCTGCGGCGGGTGCCGGCGTGGATGGCGAGGCTGCGCTTATGCAGGGGACGTTCGGTCATGATCGGGCCTGTCTGCTGGGGCTTTCGCGTTACGCCCGGCCGGGCGGAATTTCAAGCGCCCGCCGCGCCTAGTCCTGCCGGTCGGTGCCGTAATGCGAGAACAGCCGGGCATTGGCCATGAAGAAGACGAACATGATGATCGGCAGGCCGAAGGTCTTGAAGTTGACCCAGGCGGTGTCGGTCATCGTCCGCCACACCACCTCGTTCGCGACGGCGAGGCCCAGAAACAGCAGCGCCAGCCGCTGCGTCAGCTTCATCCAGCCCTCGTGGCGCATCGGCAGCACCTCGCCCATCACCAGTTCCAGCCAGTTGCGCCGCAGGGCGAGGCCAAGGCCAAGGATGCCGGCGAAGATCGCATAGATGAAGGTGGGCTTCATCTTGAAGAACCGCTCGTCATTCAGCCAGACGGTCAGCCCGCCGAAGGTGACCACCAGCACCAGCGTCAGCAGTTGCATCACCGACAGCTTGCCGGTCAGCCGCCACATCAGCAGGTTCGACAGCGCCAGCACCGGCACGAAGACCATCGTCGCCACGATGAAGCCGCCATATTCGCGCCCGCCCAGCGTCACCATCCGGTCGCGCATGACCATGAAGGCCAGGAAGAACACGATCAGCGGCCCATATTCGAGCGCGATCTTCAGGCCGGGCGACAGGGGTTTGGGGGTTTGAGGCATCGGGTCTTTCGCTTTCTGGGCTAGTGGGCGCCGAATTCCATGATGACGGCCCCCGCGGCGATCAGCGCCATCAGCGCGGCACGGCGCGGCCCCACCTTTTCGCCCAGCACGAGCCAGCCGACAAGGGCCGCGAAGACGGTCGAGGTCTCGCGCAGCACAGCGGCGCGTCCGACCTCGTCGATGCGGGTGGCGAGCATGATCGAGCCGAAGCTGGCAAACGCCACCACCGCGCCGATGATCCCGCGCAGGGCCAGGCCGCGCCACTCCGCCATCGGCAGGGCGCGCAGGCGGTGGCGGGCCAGGATCGGCATGAACAGCCCGTCGAACAGGAAGAACCAGACGAGGAAGGTGAACGGGTCCTGCGCCTGCCGGATGCCCCAGGCGTCAAAGGTCGTATAGCCGGCGACGAACACGCCGGTCAGCACCGCCCAGCCAAGCGCCGGCACCAGCGTCGCCCGCCCGGTTTCCAGCTTGCGATAGTTGTAGACGCCAAGCCCAAGAATGCCCGCCACTAGCGTCGCCACGCCCAGCCATTGCGTCAGGTTGTAACGCTCGCCAAAGACCACACCCGCCGCCAGCACCGTGACCAGCGGCCCGGTGCCGCGCACGACCGGATAGACCACGGTATAGGCGCCGCGCTGATAGGTCTGCGCCTGCGACCATTTATAGGCCATGTGAATCGCCATGACGCCCAGAAAGATCGGCCACAGCGCCGGTTCCGGCCAGGGCACGACGAACAGCGCCAGCGGCAAGGCCAGCACCAGCACCGAGATGTCGATCGCCGCCCGGCTGATCCAGGGATCGTGGCGGCCCTTTTGCAGCGCGCCGAAGA encodes:
- a CDS encoding ATP-dependent helicase, coding for MSDDDPFELAERKPSLSQRAMGVTMQNLPYMDGLNAPQRRAVEHLDGPVLMLAGAGTGKTRALTTRIAHLIATGRAAPRQILAVTFTNKAAREMRERIARLLGETVEGMPWLGTFHSISVKILRRHAELIGADHLHLKPSFTILDTDDQLRLLRQLIQAENIDEKRWPARQLAGLIDGWKNSALTPDRVPRADSAAFDSRGVALYRAYQRRLLELNAVDFGDLLLHCVTLFQAHPDILKLWQDRFRYILVDEYQDTNVAQYLWLRLLAQGHRNICCVGDDDQSIYGWRGAEVGNILRFESDFPGAQVIRLEQNYRSTPQILGAASGLIAANKGRLGKTLWTEAEAGHPVRLIGHWDSEAEARWIGEEIEDFHAGTRRSIGRRELNDIAILVRASHQMRAFEDRFLTIGLPYRVIGGPRFYERQEIRDAMAYFRLAVSPTDDLAFERIVNTPKRGLGDKAVQTIQTEARQLGQPLLIGAQSVVANALLGGKGAAKLREFVDAMGRFHADVLDSRVNHVELAERILDETGYTAMWQNDKSPEAPGRLENLKELVKALEEFDNLQGFLEHVALVMDRDNDEAQDAVSIMTLHAAKGLEYPIVFLPGWEDGLFPSQRSMDESGMKGLEEERRLAYVGLTRAETLATISFAGNRRMYGQWQSSLPSRFVDELPEEHVEVLTAPGLYGQGFGAAAMMGGADFGAAMQDRAATADVYNSPGWKRMASRGDQRAKPRTPAAVVIDAEAVGFSVGDTVTHAKFGDGTIMGIAEDTLTIQFEAGFKNVKAGYVQPAGGVDDVPF
- a CDS encoding DsbE family thiol:disulfide interchange protein, whose amino-acid sequence is MRVKPLMLLPPVLFLALALTFWWGMQREDPNNLPSTMIGREAPSLPETALNDNELLTAEMLRQPGVKLVNFWASWCPPCRAEHPTLMALARDMPVYGVDLKDNPDDAQRFLDKDGNPYAAIAADPRGRAAIDWGVTAPPETFIIDGKGRILHRHAGPLIREDYTNRFLPELQKALAAEK
- the ccmB gene encoding heme exporter protein CcmB, with amino-acid sequence MTALLLRDLRLAIRAGGGFGLGLAFFLILCTLVPFGVGSDGDILGRIAPGILWVGALLACLLSLDRIFALDHEDGSLDLLATAPIPLEGAVAAKAGAHWLTTGLPLVVAAPLFGLLLHLPLQAVPNLLISLLIGTPALSMLGAFGAAITVGLRRGGLLLSLLVLPLYVPTLIFGAEAVRRGAAGMDATTPLIFQAAISLSTLALIPFAAAAALRINLR
- a CDS encoding DMT family transporter; its protein translation is MTEWINSIAGTPEGARIASMLALSAAVLHAIFGALQKGRHDPWISRAAIDISVLVLALPLALFVVPWPEPALWPIFLGVMAIHMAYKWSQAQTYQRGAYTVVYPVVRGTGPLVTVLAAGVVFGERYNLTQWLGVATLVAGILGLGVYNYRKLETGRATLVPALGWAVLTGVFVAGYTTFDAWGIRQAQDPFTFLVWFFLFDGLFMPILARHRLRALPMAEWRGLALRGIIGAVVAFASFGSIMLATRIDEVGRAAVLRETSTVFAALVGWLVLGEKVGPRRAALMALIAAGAVIMEFGAH
- a CDS encoding Mth938-like domain-containing protein, with translation MKLTEAAYPSGRVPVEGYGPGFFRVGGTVHEGGIILSARGVSPWAGPQDRAALLALADDADVLLLGMGAQIALPPAELIAALAEGGLMAEAMSSPSAARSYNVLLSEGRRVAAALLPV
- the ccmD gene encoding heme exporter protein CcmD; amino-acid sequence: MMELGKYTQSVLTAYGVSVVAIVGLIVQSLWRNARARAALNRQEQSTKGGRDAR
- the metZ gene encoding O-succinylhomoserine sulfhydrylase, with translation MTERPLHKRSLAIHAGTRRSQYGEMAEAMFMTQGFVYDSAEQAAARFQKSGPDEFIYARYGNPTNRMFEDRIAALEGTEDAFATNSGMSAVNGALMSVCRAGSHIVAARALFGSNLYLLDLLTRFGVEVTLVDGTDLDQWRRAVRPGTTAVFFESVSNPTLEIIDIQAVARIAHAHDAIVMVDNVFATPVFSQAAAQGADVVIYSTTKHMDGAGRGLGGVICGTRQFIRETVEPYVKHSGGAISPFNSWLLLTGLTTLDLRVREMSRSALAIATALQSHPGLTRVIYPGLTDHPQHDLAVRQMAEGGTMLALEVAGGQDGAFRMLDRLRLILISNNLGDAKSIVTHPATTTHQRLSEEDRARLGITPGLIRLSVGLEHPDDLIADLRQALD
- the ccmA gene encoding heme ABC exporter ATP-binding protein CcmA; translated protein: MSLLSVVDLAVARGGLRTVEGVSFTVDAGAALILRGPNGIGKTTLLRCLAGLQPPLEGRVIAAPDSIAYAAHADGLKTMLSVAENLRFWARVFDRDEIDAALEAMNLRDLAERPAGALSAGQKRRLGLARLLVTGRPVWLLDEPTVSLDADSVALFAAVIRGHLAAGGAAVMATHIELALPEAAILDLGGYRARPRAAGLRPAGFNEAFA
- a CDS encoding inner membrane-spanning protein YciB translates to MPQTPKPLSPGLKIALEYGPLIVFFLAFMVMRDRMVTLGGREYGGFIVATMVFVPVLALSNLLMWRLTGKLSVMQLLTLVLVVTFGGLTVWLNDERFFKMKPTFIYAIFAGILGLGLALRRNWLELVMGEVLPMRHEGWMKLTQRLALLFLGLAVANEVVWRTMTDTAWVNFKTFGLPIIMFVFFMANARLFSHYGTDRQD
- a CDS encoding heme ABC transporter permease, which encodes MSIWEYANPVKFMRLSGAVLPWLVPLAAICLLGGLIWGYSTPPDYRQGASVKIMFLHVPSAMMAINIWIMMLVASLIWIIRRHHVSALAAKAAAPIGAVMTLIALVTGAAWGQPTWGTWWEWDPRLTSFLVLFLFYLGYIALWEAVENPDSAADLTGVLCLVGSVFALLSRYAAHFWTQGLHQGSSLSVAPGERMSAVYRYPLYVCMIGFFLLFLILLLVRTRTEIRIRRTAALQAREARP
- the folE2 gene encoding GTP cyclohydrolase FolE2 is translated as MGARPPEQEHALNSPLSPTAYPVLDRSYDADFTVDAAYRASMPDLQNGPASLIVGANVAIQHVGISNFRLPIRYRTKDGGEVTLETSVTGTVSLEADRKGINMSRIMRSFYTHSDKHFSIEVLAAALDDYKQDLDSMDARIQMRFSYPIRVSSLRSGLSGWQYYDIALELIEHQGRQRRIMHVDYVYSSTCPCSLELAEHARQGRGRLATPHSQRSVARLSVVMQPGERLWFEDMIDLCRRAVPTETQVMVKREDEQAFAELNAANPVFVEDAVRSFAEQLLSDPRIGDFRVMASHQESLHSHDAVSMLVQGPTFASDSLDPALFSGLQHRA